The following are from one region of the Achromobacter xylosoxidans genome:
- a CDS encoding penicillin-binding protein 1A, whose translation MSTPQQSSATPGGKPGLPWKRILVKTGVAAGGLAVCGGIALGLALALAWPSLPDLHAMTDYRPRVPLRIYTADKVLIGEYGEEHRNVLRFDEIPPVMRQAVLAAEDDRFYSHGGVDWMGVARAVLTNLVKGSKSQGGSTITMQVARNFYLSSEKTYSRKFYELLLTFKIESELSKDQILELYMNQIYLGHRAYGFAAASRTYLGKPLSEVTPAEAAMLAGIPKAPSRFNPITNFPRAEIRQHYVLGRMKTLGYLTPEQADEALKQRLTIRGADGASARGFAIHGDYPAELARQLMYGVFQEQTYSKGIDVYTTIDSKDQEAAYRAVRDGVMDYTRRAVYPGPEDQIDLPEGVEQDPAALDEILDGVQEKTPDSEDLLTAVVLAASPTEVTLARSARDIITINDKKALAVVARALNPKASDSQRLRRGSVVYIHKNGDGWEIINMPTLQAALVSMVPQDGAIRAMIGGFDYNRGGFNRVTQAWRQPGSNIKPFVYAAALERGLTPATQISDQPFMLTAEQTGSKAWQPKNDGNKYEPMLTLRQGLMRSKNMVSIRILQAISPQYAQDYLTRFGFDKSRWPAVLPLALGAGGATPLQVVNGYSVFANGGYRVTPYLVDRVTDRSGNVLMQAQPVVAGDALARAIDPRTAWVMDDILRGVTVSGTAARAHQVLKRNDIGGKTGTTNEAVDVWFSGFTPSLATTVWMGFDQPKSLGTNEFGSGLALSTWLDYMQPALKGVPEAKPAPRPDGLIVDNGEYYFSEFPPGQAVASLDLSSGDALTDFLNNNRSTDGVDTSVKPLPPGGGAMPQSSPAQPPVAVPVPVAPAGGAPAGNAPPAIPPIPVPRVDADAPARASAVSGAAPVAARPL comes from the coding sequence ATGAGCACCCCCCAGCAATCCTCCGCCACCCCGGGCGGCAAACCGGGCCTCCCCTGGAAACGTATCCTCGTCAAGACCGGCGTGGCCGCCGGCGGCCTCGCCGTGTGCGGCGGCATCGCGCTCGGCCTGGCGCTGGCCCTGGCCTGGCCCAGCCTGCCCGACCTGCACGCCATGACGGACTACCGCCCCAGGGTGCCGCTGCGCATCTACACGGCGGACAAGGTGCTGATCGGCGAGTACGGCGAAGAGCACCGCAACGTGCTGCGCTTTGACGAAATTCCGCCCGTGATGCGCCAGGCGGTGCTGGCGGCCGAGGACGACCGCTTCTACAGCCACGGCGGCGTCGACTGGATGGGCGTGGCGCGCGCGGTGCTGACCAACCTCGTCAAGGGCTCCAAGAGCCAGGGCGGCAGCACCATCACGATGCAGGTGGCGCGCAATTTCTACCTGTCGTCGGAAAAGACCTATTCGCGCAAGTTCTATGAACTGCTGCTGACGTTCAAGATCGAATCCGAGCTCTCCAAGGACCAGATCCTCGAGCTCTACATGAACCAGATCTACCTGGGCCACCGCGCCTATGGTTTCGCGGCCGCCTCGCGCACCTATCTGGGCAAGCCCCTGTCGGAAGTCACGCCGGCCGAGGCCGCCATGCTCGCCGGCATCCCCAAGGCGCCGTCGCGCTTCAACCCCATCACCAATTTCCCGCGCGCCGAGATCCGCCAGCACTACGTGCTGGGCCGCATGAAAACGCTGGGCTATCTCACGCCCGAACAGGCCGACGAAGCGCTCAAGCAGCGCCTGACCATCCGCGGCGCGGACGGCGCCAGCGCGCGCGGCTTCGCGATCCACGGCGACTACCCAGCCGAATTGGCGCGCCAGCTGATGTACGGCGTGTTCCAGGAACAGACCTACAGCAAGGGCATCGACGTCTACACCACCATCGATTCCAAGGACCAGGAAGCCGCCTACCGCGCCGTGCGCGACGGCGTGATGGACTACACGCGCCGCGCCGTCTATCCGGGTCCGGAAGACCAGATCGACCTGCCCGAGGGCGTCGAGCAGGACCCGGCCGCGCTGGATGAAATCCTGGACGGCGTGCAGGAAAAAACGCCTGACAGCGAAGACCTGCTGACCGCCGTGGTGCTGGCCGCCAGCCCCACCGAAGTGACGCTGGCGCGCAGCGCGCGCGACATCATCACCATCAATGACAAGAAGGCACTGGCGGTGGTGGCGCGCGCCCTCAACCCCAAGGCCAGCGACAGCCAGCGGCTGCGCCGCGGCTCGGTCGTCTACATCCACAAGAACGGCGACGGCTGGGAAATCATCAACATGCCGACGCTGCAGGCGGCGCTGGTCTCGATGGTGCCCCAGGACGGCGCCATCCGCGCCATGATCGGCGGCTTCGACTACAACCGCGGCGGCTTCAACCGCGTGACGCAAGCCTGGCGCCAGCCGGGCTCCAACATCAAGCCCTTCGTCTACGCCGCGGCGCTGGAGCGCGGCCTGACCCCGGCCACCCAGATCTCCGACCAGCCCTTCATGCTGACCGCGGAGCAAACCGGCTCCAAGGCCTGGCAGCCCAAGAACGACGGCAACAAGTACGAACCCATGCTGACCCTGCGCCAGGGCCTCATGCGTTCCAAGAACATGGTGTCGATCCGCATCCTGCAGGCCATCTCGCCGCAGTATGCGCAGGACTACCTGACCCGCTTCGGCTTCGACAAGTCGCGCTGGCCGGCCGTGCTGCCGCTGGCGCTGGGCGCCGGCGGCGCCACGCCGCTGCAGGTGGTCAACGGCTACAGCGTATTCGCCAATGGCGGCTACCGCGTCACCCCCTATCTGGTGGACCGCGTCACCGACCGTTCGGGCAACGTGCTGATGCAGGCGCAACCGGTCGTCGCCGGCGACGCCCTGGCGCGCGCCATCGATCCCCGCACCGCCTGGGTCATGGACGACATCCTGCGCGGCGTCACGGTCAGCGGCACCGCCGCCCGCGCGCACCAGGTGCTCAAGCGCAACGACATCGGCGGCAAGACCGGCACCACCAACGAGGCCGTGGACGTGTGGTTCTCGGGCTTCACGCCCAGCCTGGCCACCACCGTCTGGATGGGCTTTGACCAGCCCAAGTCGCTGGGCACCAACGAATTCGGCAGCGGCCTGGCGCTTAGCACCTGGCTGGACTACATGCAGCCGGCGTTGAAGGGCGTGCCGGAAGCCAAGCCCGCGCCGCGGCCGGACGGCCTGATCGTGGACAACGGCGAATACTATTTCTCGGAATTCCCGCCGGGCCAGGCCGTGGCCTCGCTGGACCTGTCCTCGGGCGACGCGCTGACCGATTTCCTGAACAACAACCGTTCGACGGACGGCGTGGACACCTCGGTCAAGCCCCTGCCGCCCGGCGGCGGCGCAATGCCGCAAAGCAGTCCCGCCCAACCGCCGGTGGCCGTGCCCGTTCCCGTGGCCCCTGCCGGCGGCGCGCCGGCGGGCAACGCGCCGCCCGCCATCCCGCCCATCCCCGTGCCGCGCGTGGACGCGGACGCCCCCGCCCGCGCCAGCGCCGTCAGTGGCGCCGCGCCGGTGGCCGCCCGGCCGCTCTGA
- a CDS encoding metallophosphoesterase codes for MEQRFLKVPRNELGRDFAVGDLHGHFSRLQESLDEFGFDPSRDRLFSVGDLVDRGPESEAALEWLARPWFHAVQGNHEDYAIRHVRTGQVDVDNWRGYGGGWFLDLPADRQKVFAEAFAQLPIAIEVETLDGAVGLLHADCPVLFWPRLESALQDRYRRTSAACQWSRDRLRQMDRTGIRGVRAVVAGHTPVPAPLLLGNVYHIDTEGWKSGYFTFLDLESLRAWPREVVTELAEQE; via the coding sequence ATGGAGCAGCGTTTTCTCAAAGTCCCGCGCAACGAGCTAGGCCGCGATTTCGCGGTGGGCGATTTGCATGGGCATTTTTCCCGCCTGCAGGAAAGCCTGGACGAGTTCGGCTTCGATCCCTCCCGGGACCGCCTGTTTTCGGTCGGCGACCTGGTGGACCGGGGGCCGGAAAGCGAGGCCGCCCTGGAGTGGCTGGCCCGGCCATGGTTCCACGCGGTCCAGGGCAATCACGAGGATTACGCGATCCGCCACGTGCGTACGGGGCAGGTGGACGTGGACAACTGGCGCGGCTACGGCGGCGGCTGGTTCCTGGATCTGCCTGCTGATCGCCAAAAGGTCTTTGCCGAGGCTTTCGCGCAATTGCCCATCGCCATCGAGGTTGAAACCCTGGACGGCGCGGTGGGGCTGCTGCACGCGGATTGTCCGGTGCTGTTCTGGCCGCGGCTGGAATCCGCCTTGCAGGATCGCTACCGGCGCACCAGCGCCGCCTGCCAGTGGTCGCGCGACCGCCTGCGGCAAATGGACCGCACCGGCATCCGCGGGGTGCGGGCGGTGGTGGCCGGACACACGCCGGTCCCGGCGCCGCTGCTGCTGGGCAACGTCTACCACATCGATACCGAAGGCTGGAAATCCGGCTACTTCACTTTCCTGGACCTGGAATCCCTGCGGGCCTGGCCGCGCGAGGTCGTGACCGAACTCGCGGAGCAGGAATAG